The DNA sequence TACACCAGTATTTTCTATGTGATCCTCTAATTCGATCTCTTTAGCAATGGTTACACCATCATTAATGATCTGAGGAGCCCCAAATTTCTTTTCTAGGACTACATTGCGTCCCTTAGGACCAAGAGTAACGGCCACTGATTCGGCCAAGATGTCAATACCACGCTCGAGTGCTCGGCGGGCTTGCTCGTTGTAAATAATTCGCTTAGCCATGGGCTGCGTTTGTCTTAAAAAAGAATGAGGTGAAAATTGAGTGGTTTAGCTAAAAAAAGCCAAAATTTTAGTTGACTACGGCAAGGATGTCCTTCTCAGACAGCAGCACATACTCGTCACTACCGAGTTTGATATCGGTACCTGCATACTTGCTGTAAAGAACTTTGTCCCCAACTCCAACTTCTGGAGCTTGACGAGAACCATCTTCATTACGCTTGCCTGGACCAACTTGGGCTACTTCCCCAACTTGTGGTTTTTCTTTTGCGGTATCAGGAAGCAAAATCCCGCCAGCAGTCTTCTCTTCTGATTCAGAGACTTTTACAAAAACACGATCTCCAAGTGGCTTAACAGTGGAGACGCTGAGAGATACAGCGGCCATGAAATAATTCAGGATCTAAGAACAGAGCGCATAGCGCTTGATATCGGAACGAGTATTTCTCGAAACCGTATGGTCAACAACATATTCACCGAAGTGTCCCGAAGACTACTACTGTTCTGTGCGGTTGACCGAACCGCACTACATAGTCTCCCTGCGAGGTGGTAGTCTTGCGCCGCTTAGGAAGATTTGCCTAAGACAAATCTTTTCTCAGATTTTCTTTAATTGTTATGGCCCCTGCAGCAACTGCCTCAACCGGTACAAAGGGAATTGTCCGTCAAGTTATTGGACCAGTTTTAGATGTTGAATTTCCCGCTGGGAAGCTGCCCAAAATCTTGAATGCACTTCGAATAGAAGGCAAAAATCCAGCAGGTCAAGACATTGGACTAACAGCAGAGGTCCAACAATTGTTAGGAGATCACCGTGTTCGTGCTGTTGCTATGAGCGGGACAGATGGTCTCGTAAGAGGCATGGAGGCTGTTGATACTGGAGCCCCAATATCTGTTCCTGTTGGAGAAGCGACTCTAGGAAGAATTTTTAATGTTTTAGGCGAACCTGTTGATGAGCAAGGACCTATTAAAAGTTCAACGACTTCACCAATC is a window from the Prochlorococcus marinus str. MIT 9211 genome containing:
- the groES gene encoding co-chaperone GroES gives rise to the protein MAAVSLSVSTVKPLGDRVFVKVSESEEKTAGGILLPDTAKEKPQVGEVAQVGPGKRNEDGSRQAPEVGVGDKVLYSKYAGTDIKLGSDEYVLLSEKDILAVVN